Below is a genomic region from Astatotilapia calliptera chromosome 13, fAstCal1.2, whole genome shotgun sequence.
gatatcttgataaaccgagcagatatttgatgtttacacagctactttctcgcctgacaatatgttaaaagtttattttgtgacccagaaagaataataaaactTAGTAGCAGCCGCCATTGCtgaaaactggagtttggctgggccacgctatgaattctgggatatggtgggccacgaaggacacacccgtcCCATCCTTCAAATGCGGTGAAAAGGAGGACGcgtttgtcggctgcatttggaggagtctacgcatttggacagccttcggcgcgtcgctgtgacgtaatcggtctacaaatgcggcctcaggaggatcagcccatgaatttggacacgaccttaATGTAaattctttgtgttttgcaaaaaaacTGTTCATGATGGAGGGAGATCATGTTTGGATTCAGCACCCTACAAACATCAAATTTACCTAAAATATCCCACGCagctgaaaaaatatataaatattttttgcagACCTGTGCAATCCGTCTTCATTTTCACAGACTCACTGCTTCCACTGCTCACCATAGGACTGGAGCTACTTTTGTTGTTCAGGAAGTAATCCTAGCTATTACAAGTCTGGGCGGTAGAAACGTTATATGGTAGAAACGATATGAATTTGGCCAACGgcagagattttgactatacagCTCTaccgcatgttgatgatgtcatcaagctgcaccTGTTTTGATTGAAAGCATCGCAGTGGCTGCAAGCATGGAGCTTACACGTGGGgactgcatttatatagcgctttacaattccactattcattcactgtcacattcacacactggtggaggcaaaccacagttgtagctacagctgccctggggcagcccctctggccatcaccagtagggtaaagtgtcttgcccaaggacacaatgaccaagacagacagagctggggatcgaaccggcaaccttccggttacaagatgagcttcccaaccccctgaaccacggtcgACCGGTGCTCATAAAGAAGACCGGTGCAACGCATTTGGACCTGGTTTGGGTTTAAGCGGTCAGATGTTGAGCAGAAAAATAGCAAATTATGCCGGGGACATTGATAGCAAAGAGATGGAATACCAAGTCTGCATACCAAAGGTTTAaaaggaaagccaaaaactgtgcCCTCCACAAACACCAGTCAGTCAAGTGGCTCTAACACCAGCAGACCGATCTTTTCCAAGCCTCTTCCAAAGGCACATTTTccactttattttaaacaacttAGAATTTTGTGTATTGGTATTTGGAAAAAGATCTTAAAAGTTATTTGAAAAGTTTtgcaatttaaacatttaaaaaaaaaagttttgcacAATAAATATGCTTAAATGGCATTCTATACTGTTCAGTTCAGACAtatatacagaagaaaagaatatgttgtgatatatatcgttacagCAATGTGGATTTTGGGCCATATCGCCGAGCCCTAATTACAAGTAAAGGTTTTGAGTTACTGGAGGCTACTGGCTCCAGCAGAGACTGGAACCCACAGCCAATCCACACAGATCTCAAAGTGCTGTGCAGCCCAGTGCACTGGAGCTGTTTGATACGGCCAATGCTATTTTGTGCTTTAGTTCTTTTCTGGATTCAGTATGAAGCtacatgaaagaaaagcagTAACATAATGAGCACTACTTCAACTCCTGTTTAACCCACAAACATTGGTTTCAAATGCCATCCAGGCAGGACAGATGATGATGGTCTTGCTGTAGTTTGAACATGTTTGAATGAAGCGACACAGCTGTGTTTCTTGTGTCCTCCTCACCCTGAACTGTCCATAGATGGAGATCATGGAGAAGAGCAGCACCACAGCCAGAGGGCCCCAGAAGTCTGGGTTGTCTCGAACCACCTGCCGGTTGTAACCCAGTGATGGCATTGGCATCAGCACACATCGAATCTTGTAATAGATGTCCTTTATATCAATGTCCAGCTCCTCCCTGTTCAAAAAGAAGCACAACAAGATGACATGATCATCACTGGTGTTAAAGTCAAGTCTAACCCAGTCAGTTTCAATGGTGAAGATCACAAAAACAGGATCTACAgatgtgcatgtgttttgaGCAAGCAGCACAAGGTGAACTGAACTGTTCAGAAGCAGTGGAACAATACAACTGTCCAGCCCTTCACCTTAAAGGGGATCTATTGTTTTATTCCTCTGATATACATCTTGTTCCAATAGTGCATGCTTGTATTGTGTACTCTGATGTCTGTGTTATTCCATAGAGCAGGAACATCTCTGTCACACTGCTCTGGGTTCGGGTAGAGAATAAGTTCCCCGTAAGTAATCCTACAGTTTCAACATCTCAGTACAATtataaaaaagcagaaacatttcACTACAAGTACTCCCAGTTATCTAAAAGAAGTCTACACAGTGCAGACTTGGATGacatttttttggggggaaaaataaCCCACTATATAAGTTTATTGTAAAGATTAGCCAAGTTGATGTGAGTCATAATACAACACACTTAAAGCACTATGGCTGTTCCTGCAAAATAAAACCACCATGCACTTACAGAAGAGGTTTGCTCTCTTCattgtcctcttcctccacctccagcaGCCAGCCGTAGCCTCGTTGTCTCAGGAAGGTGGTGGCATACGggtccttcccactgtcactgcCTATATTCAGTTTAACATCTGGAGTGCTGATGGTGCCGCTGAGTTCTGAGGATGACATATTTGTTTACATCGTGTAATGTGTGCTTTTAGACTGGCATGAATCCAGAAATACACACCGCAAGATGTATGACAAAACAGCTTTAAGTCCACTATAACCAGTTCTCACTCTCAATGCAGCCTTACCAAGCTGACCAATAATCGTCCCAATTAAAATTAGGATGTCAAAGTAAACATTAGTGGCAGCGCCACTCTAAACATAAAGAGTGAGACCGATGCAGGCAAAGgttaaatcttttttcttttttttttttataaggaaGATATTCCAGTGCACTCGCCTGGCATGGTTAACAAGCCCCTGTCCAATCagtgcagttacacacacagGGGATGGGACTAGGAATCGAGAACCGGTTCCCAGGAGTTCAGTTCCTTGGAAATGTTAGTCTGTTTATCTATTGATCTTGCTTACTTGATTGGAATTTGCATGTCAGAGGAGGAAAATACCAGCACAGTGTACAGCATGGATATggacttttattttacttttattgcacaaaagggtGAGAGCGTGATGGTAAAATGGAAgatgcatccaggacagaaacagctgctttATGCTAATCAGACAGCAAGCTAACTCTAAGTCAAGAACCTGAGTGAACTCTGACCCcaagcagccagaccctgaacttcaacaggcaACAAACAGCCTCCATTGTTACCTTCTGTAACGTTTCTGTACAGCAGAATCACTGTGGGGCTTTGAAGCGTCTTTGTACTGGTTTTCATTTTGGTTTGCCGTTttcagctttgtgttcatacctaaatactgtagcctcaggtttatattgttcAACGGCAATTATGAGACAATGTGCTCCACCCATTTTATAGAGTTAcataaaataacattattttCTCCTTTGAGTAATAAAGTAACGTACTGCGTTACTTTTTATCCAAAAAGGTATTGCGGCCTAAATCACTGATCGAAAATCACGTATGTGTGTTCAACCCGGATGACATATAGTGACTATGAAAGCCATAACATGTGACCCATTCACAGTAACCACTGTGGACGGATGAATTTGGATGAGAGTGAAATGTTTCATCCCAGATAAAAGTGACCACTTACAGCAAGCCTGTACTGACAAGCAGTGACTTTTCCCTTGACGTGGAAACAAAACCCTCGGCGTTATAACAGCAGCAACCAGACCCTCACCCAGGAGAGACTCAGTCACTTACTCCATCACAGTTTAAGTAGTAACATTTAATTTCTGGTTTAGCCAGTAAACTTGGTACTCGGCAGCTACGTTCTCCACCAGCCACGTATCAGTGCTGAAGTTATTTAGCAAAGCTAAATGACAGACTGTCTACCTGTGAAATACTGTGTACCAATTACTCAGAAATGCAGAGTCAGCCCACAGCAAAGTGCTATTTCTTAGTGTGGATGGATCTACGCCTGGGTATCTAATCTAACTcgagacaaaaaaataaacgaCGTGAGCAGGTACGAGGCTAGCTCTTTTCAGGCCTGCTAGCTGCGTAGCTCTGCTAGCGATAGCCTACCTTCAGCCTCGGTCGAAGACACGAACGTGAAATCTCCGTTGGTGGGAGAGAACTGCATGTTTCAGTTTCTATTACTGCCACACGCCTTGGCTCCACAGAAATTGCATTTAGTGACACGTTAATAAAGCTGTCATTGGTCACAACTCTTCAGTGAAGTTCAACTACCGCATCTTGTTTTCTTTCCGACGTTGTGCGCTTGGACGTAAGCAGGAAGTGCAGATGATGCTAAAAAAGAGTACACGTCTTGTGATGCATTCATGTCTAATCATGATGGTCGGAAACTATCAGAAAATCTTTGTTAAGTTCAGTGTGCGGAATATATGCAGGGGTGGAGGGAAGGGGATCCACAAAAATAATTCAGGAACCACACGTGGTCTTTTATACTCTAAAGCCTGGTGGAGTATTTATGTCAATTTAACAAATTATAGATTAATTATAATTTCAGCTAAACGTCAGAACTTGACAACAGCCTTTaataaaatgttgcttttttgtttttgagtatTTTGTTGATGAAGTTAATGTACGCCATATTCTCAGTCTAACGTTTTCCTCTGCAGACACATGTGATGGGTACAAACTGTTAAATATCCCCCTTAATACCCCTTAAATCCTGTTCGTACTGTACTGTGTCGTTAAGTGCTTAATGATATTAGGGCTACGAAAATCCATCAGAACAAAATGTtgttaatttgaaaaaaatgaacagtGCCCCAAGTACTGCAAAGCCTGAGTGTATTTTGTGCAAAGTAGAGTTCAGTGTGTTTTGAGGGTATTTAAAGCCAGGTCATAGATCATAGGCTCTCATCTACATCCAGCCGAGTGTGATCTGCTCACACTTGCCTGCAGTGCACATTTTTACGTGATTCTTTTTCAGCTTGGTATGGGAGATATTTTGCTACcagatatattattattattattattatctttatttaaccaggagaTTTCATTCTTAAGATAGCAAATGAATTTACACATACATTTTGGtttaagaaagaaagcaaaattcACAGATGCATTTGAACATGTCTTCTTCGCTTTTGCCAATGACTGTTTTCTACAGTTGGACTTTTGGATCCAGCCTCTAGTGGCCCTTTGGAGGAACTGCAGTATTACAGGAGGTTAGCACTCTGTACCGGCGTACTTCGTTTCGCAAAGAGGCGGGTAAACAGTGTAACGGGACAGAAACATGGAGCCAATGGCATGTCGTCGAATCTCTGGTGGTGTTCCCACAGCCGCGACTAATGTGGAAGATTTGAGTTGCACCCACATCAACGAGATACGGG
It encodes:
- the yipf4 gene encoding protein YIPF4; this encodes MQFSPTNGDFTFVSSTEAEELSGTISTPDVKLNIGSDSGKDPYATTFLRQRGYGWLLEVEEEDNEESKPLLEELDIDIKDIYYKIRCVLMPMPSLGYNRQVVRDNPDFWGPLAVVLLFSMISIYGQFRVVSWIITIWIFGSLTIFLLARVLGGEVSYGQVLGVIGYSLLPLIVIAPLLLVIGGFEVVSTLVKLFGVFWAAYSAASLLVGDEFKTKKPLLIYPIFLLYIYFLSLYTGV